A window of Auraticoccus monumenti contains these coding sequences:
- a CDS encoding DNA-processing protein DprA, translated as MAARSGAAGRGGGSVGGRGGIAGGDQLRPGGRTDLAADLATQGVGVVSGGAYGIDAAAHRGALAASAGATVAVLASGVDVAYPRGNSALLDEVARRGVLVSEHPPGEHPTKVRFLGRNRLIAALAQVCVVVEATARSGARNTASWALRCGRVLGAVPGPVHSAQSVTPHRLIAGAEAALVTGAADVLGLLGPLEATRTERAHGQRRLMDDWDEAAVAVREALPARGSLTVGDISLRAGRELPECLAALAWLEEEGQVQLTSQGEWRLVRP; from the coding sequence GTGGCTGCGCGGTCCGGTGCCGCTGGCCGAGGCGGTGGGTCGGTCGGTGGCCGTGGTGGGATCGCGGGCGGCGACCAGCTACGGCCAGGGGGTCGCACCGACCTGGCCGCGGACCTCGCCACCCAGGGCGTGGGGGTGGTCTCCGGTGGGGCGTACGGGATCGACGCGGCGGCGCACCGGGGTGCCCTGGCGGCCTCGGCAGGGGCCACTGTCGCCGTGCTGGCCAGCGGCGTGGACGTGGCCTACCCCCGTGGCAACAGCGCCCTGCTGGACGAGGTCGCCCGCCGTGGGGTCCTGGTCTCGGAGCACCCACCCGGTGAGCACCCCACCAAGGTGAGGTTCCTGGGGCGCAACCGGCTGATCGCCGCGCTGGCGCAGGTGTGCGTGGTGGTGGAGGCCACCGCGCGCTCGGGAGCCCGCAACACCGCCAGCTGGGCGCTGCGGTGCGGACGGGTGCTGGGAGCGGTGCCCGGCCCGGTGCACTCGGCCCAGTCCGTCACACCGCACCGGCTCATCGCCGGGGCGGAGGCGGCGCTGGTCACCGGCGCCGCCGACGTGCTCGGGCTGCTCGGCCCGCTGGAGGCCACCCGAACCGAGCGGGCCCACGGTCAGCGCCGGTTGATGGACGACTGGGACGAGGCGGCGGTCGCGGTGCGTGAGGCGCTGCCGGCCCGGGGCTCGCTGACGGTCGGGGACATCTCGCTGCGGGCCGGTCGGGAGCTGCCCGAGTGCCTGGCCGCGCTGGCCTGGTTGGAGGAGGAGGGCCAGGTGCAGCTGACCTCGCAGGGGGAGTGGCGGTTGGTGCGTCCCTAG
- a CDS encoding magnesium chelatase subunit ChlI family protein: protein MRTLRVSWTLADLAGADRPSRAHLLTALAMRRGEPAEGLVA from the coding sequence GTGCGTACCCTGCGGGTCAGCTGGACGCTGGCCGACCTGGCCGGGGCCGACCGGCCCAGCCGGGCGCACCTGCTCACCGCGCTGGCCATGCGCCGCGGCGAGCCCGCCGAGGGGCTGGTGGCGTGA
- a CDS encoding phage major capsid protein, producing the protein MAMNTETGSALLRPEQVHDLIIKPLQQESAALQTATVVVTDSKDIRIPIWNADPSAAWVQEGQQIPMSDADVDELVVIPSKLAGLSKISREVAEDSSPEASEQVGLGLRGDLQVKLDAAYFGNLAAPASEGLGSLTDEVTTVTGAFTNLDMFAEAAAGVEALGTTVDTWVARPTPPWPSVGSRRPTDPTSRCSPSTPPSPAQPSRIIEGRPLRVTAAVAPGLVWAILRARVHVVTRRDAEVTVDRSWFFTSDSVAVRATMRVGFGFAHPEAVALVTPGQGLSSRMRAGPLLR; encoded by the coding sequence ATGGCCATGAACACCGAGACCGGCTCCGCCCTCCTGCGGCCCGAGCAGGTCCACGACCTCATCATCAAGCCGCTCCAGCAGGAGTCGGCCGCCCTCCAGACCGCCACCGTCGTAGTCACCGACAGCAAGGACATCCGGATCCCCATCTGGAACGCCGACCCGTCCGCCGCGTGGGTGCAGGAGGGCCAGCAGATCCCGATGTCGGACGCCGACGTCGATGAGCTCGTGGTCATCCCCAGCAAGTTGGCCGGACTCAGCAAGATCAGCCGCGAAGTGGCTGAGGACTCCAGCCCCGAGGCGTCGGAGCAGGTCGGGCTCGGCCTGCGAGGCGACCTCCAGGTGAAGCTCGACGCCGCCTACTTCGGCAACCTCGCCGCTCCCGCCTCCGAGGGCCTCGGCAGCCTGACCGACGAGGTCACCACCGTCACCGGCGCGTTCACCAACCTCGACATGTTCGCCGAGGCCGCCGCCGGTGTCGAGGCGCTCGGCACGACCGTCGACACCTGGGTGGCGCGCCCCACACCGCCCTGGCCCTCGGTCGGCTCAAGAAGGCCGACGGATCCAACGAGCCGCTGCTCGCCCTCGACCCCACCCAGCCCAGCCCAGCCCAGCCGGATCATCGAGGGGCGGCCGCTGCGCGTCACCGCCGCCGTCGCCCCCGGCCTCGTCTGGGCCATCCTCCGCGCCCGCGTCCACGTCGTGACCCGCCGCGACGCCGAGGTGACCGTCGACCGGTCGTGGTTCTTCACGTCGGACTCGGTCGCGGTCCGCGCCACCATGCGGGTCGGGTTCGGGTTCGCCCACCCCGAGGCCGTCGCCCTGGTCACCCCAGGCCAGGGCCTGAGCAGCCGAATGAGGGCTGGCCCACTCCTCAGGTAG
- a CDS encoding N-acetylmuramoyl-L-alanine amidase — translation MDSPTTHPRALLRRSTALGAAALLLGGLAAVHTLPAQAEVDTPVTEVSLEAPGTGGRSQQRTTERSQTQQQTEQVGEVVLAELPQQEVEEFSTLGVTWDAASEGPAPTVQFRTRTDGDWTGWATAEDAAQDAVEEEGEGRTGTDPVYVGPSDAVQVRLTGTSGSRLVEPRLALVEAEETSADSRLITTAAAAAAPGMAPRPAYVSRKGWGADESKKECETYTGDTIQGAIVHHTAGINSYTKAQSASIVRGIYAYHTQTLGWCDIGYNFLIDKYGQVFEGRSGGVDKPVHGAHATSWNTDTVGISFMGNYETAAAPSVMLEAGAKVLAWKFDAYYRDPLSKVTLAGKYINRISGHGDVMSTACPGTNVRSKMTWLRERVNTLVGSRTTPNFTRWQALGGGKGDLGEPYLGERVVADGRVTEFAEHQLYSAGTRSYLATGAIGDTYRTLGGPTSAIGFPVSDEYAYPRTGYRANRFEDGAIIWSGSTGAHLVRAGFWHTYRDNDTYRSFLGGPTGPETRHSTLGVSVQDFQGGRLFWNGGTKVLRGGVATHYKKLSATAQASRGIPTGLETVSASKGVAKQTLTKSTMFWVGGKVVETYGGINTAYVGVGAEASRLGLPVSTEKSASDGTRYSDFEGGRITWRSGKAVVSYK, via the coding sequence ATGGACTCCCCCACCACCCACCCCCGCGCGCTCCTGCGCCGCAGCACCGCCCTCGGCGCCGCCGCCCTCCTGCTGGGCGGGCTCGCCGCCGTGCACACCCTCCCCGCCCAGGCCGAGGTGGACACCCCGGTCACCGAGGTCAGCCTCGAGGCCCCCGGCACGGGCGGCCGCTCCCAGCAGCGGACCACCGAGCGCTCGCAGACCCAGCAGCAGACCGAGCAGGTCGGCGAGGTCGTCCTCGCCGAACTGCCCCAGCAGGAGGTCGAGGAGTTCTCCACCCTCGGCGTGACCTGGGACGCCGCCAGCGAGGGCCCCGCCCCCACCGTGCAGTTCCGCACCCGCACCGACGGCGACTGGACCGGGTGGGCCACGGCCGAGGACGCCGCCCAGGACGCGGTCGAGGAGGAGGGCGAGGGCCGCACCGGCACCGACCCCGTCTACGTCGGCCCCTCCGACGCCGTCCAGGTCCGCCTCACCGGCACCTCCGGCAGCCGGCTGGTGGAGCCCCGGCTGGCGCTGGTCGAGGCCGAGGAGACCTCCGCGGACAGCCGGCTGATCACCACCGCAGCGGCCGCCGCCGCCCCGGGGATGGCCCCGCGACCCGCCTACGTCAGCCGCAAGGGCTGGGGCGCGGACGAGAGCAAGAAGGAGTGCGAGACCTACACCGGTGACACCATCCAGGGCGCGATCGTGCACCACACCGCCGGGATCAACAGCTACACCAAGGCGCAGTCGGCGAGCATCGTCCGCGGCATCTACGCCTACCACACCCAGACCCTGGGCTGGTGCGACATCGGCTACAACTTCCTGATCGACAAGTACGGCCAGGTCTTCGAGGGCCGCTCCGGCGGCGTGGACAAGCCGGTCCACGGCGCCCACGCCACCAGCTGGAACACCGACACCGTCGGTATCTCCTTCATGGGCAACTACGAGACCGCCGCCGCACCCAGCGTGATGCTGGAGGCCGGCGCCAAGGTGCTCGCCTGGAAGTTCGACGCCTACTACCGCGACCCGCTCAGCAAGGTCACGCTGGCCGGGAAGTACATCAACCGGATCAGCGGGCACGGCGACGTGATGTCGACCGCCTGCCCCGGCACGAACGTCCGCTCGAAGATGACCTGGCTGCGCGAGCGGGTCAACACCCTCGTGGGTTCGCGCACCACTCCGAACTTCACCCGCTGGCAGGCCCTCGGCGGGGGCAAGGGCGACCTCGGCGAGCCCTACCTCGGTGAGCGGGTGGTGGCCGACGGGCGCGTCACCGAGTTCGCCGAGCACCAGCTCTACTCGGCTGGCACGAGGTCCTACCTGGCCACCGGGGCCATCGGTGACACCTACCGCACGCTCGGCGGGCCCACCAGCGCGATCGGTTTCCCGGTCAGCGACGAGTACGCCTACCCCCGCACCGGGTACCGGGCCAACCGCTTCGAGGACGGGGCCATCATCTGGAGCGGCAGCACCGGCGCGCACCTGGTGCGGGCCGGCTTCTGGCACACCTACCGCGACAACGACACCTACCGCTCGTTCCTCGGCGGCCCGACCGGCCCGGAGACCAGGCACAGCACGCTGGGGGTCTCGGTGCAGGACTTCCAGGGCGGCCGGCTCTTCTGGAACGGAGGCACCAAGGTGCTGCGGGGCGGGGTCGCCACCCACTACAAGAAGCTGAGCGCCACCGCCCAGGCCTCGCGCGGCATCCCGACCGGGCTGGAGACCGTCTCGGCCAGCAAGGGCGTGGCCAAGCAGACCCTGACCAAGTCCACGATGTTCTGGGTCGGCGGCAAGGTCGTGGAGACCTACGGCGGCATCAACACCGCCTACGTGGGTGTGGGCGCCGAGGCGTCGCGGCTGGGCCTCCCGGTCAGCACCGAGAAGTCGGCCTCCGACGGCACCCGCTACAGCGACTTCGAGGGCGGGCGCATCACCTGGCGCTCCGGCAAGGCGGTCGTCAGCTACAAGTGA
- a CDS encoding toll/interleukin-1 receptor domain-containing protein has translation MAPGDYPKSVFISWSGEPSRRVARALHEAIHLVFDRIDPWMSDRDIAAGSRGAEEIHNGLNGAVAGVLIVTPENQDRPWLNYEAGALGRQVTDVDTRVVPVLVGFTSAADLRGPLATYQAVKGDRSGFLRVFTLLCLLGGIGEGRAEVKLDAAWAVLEAALGDAEATLAETTEPAPQERDEDTRKTDEMLLLLRGISHRVDRLERRGVPAESASANLERAVSRQLDADAERARLRDSIALTEDLINGIQNNLEIDHNLSAAERARQERAAANMMTALDLDKRRLNELSHGRRRVADRP, from the coding sequence GTGGCTCCCGGCGACTACCCCAAATCCGTATTCATCAGTTGGTCAGGCGAGCCCTCCCGTAGGGTCGCGCGGGCACTACACGAGGCTATCCACCTTGTGTTCGACCGTATAGATCCTTGGATGTCCGACAGGGATATCGCGGCGGGATCTAGGGGTGCTGAGGAGATTCACAACGGCCTAAACGGTGCCGTGGCAGGTGTGCTCATTGTGACGCCTGAGAACCAGGACCGCCCCTGGCTGAATTACGAGGCCGGGGCACTTGGGCGGCAAGTTACGGACGTGGATACACGGGTGGTTCCGGTTCTAGTCGGGTTTACCTCAGCGGCTGACCTGCGCGGCCCCTTGGCCACTTACCAGGCCGTTAAGGGAGACCGGAGTGGGTTTCTCCGCGTGTTTACATTGCTGTGCCTACTCGGCGGCATCGGTGAGGGTCGCGCTGAAGTCAAACTTGATGCTGCGTGGGCCGTCTTGGAGGCTGCTCTCGGGGACGCGGAGGCGACGCTTGCGGAAACAACAGAACCAGCGCCCCAGGAGCGCGACGAAGATACCCGCAAGACGGACGAAATGCTCCTACTCCTGCGCGGGATCTCCCATCGAGTTGATCGCTTGGAGCGCCGTGGCGTACCGGCCGAATCTGCGTCCGCCAACCTAGAACGGGCGGTAAGCAGGCAACTGGATGCGGACGCCGAGAGGGCTCGCCTCCGGGACAGCATCGCCCTGACTGAAGACTTGATTAACGGCATACAGAACAATCTTGAAATCGACCACAATCTTTCCGCGGCCGAACGTGCACGGCAAGAGCGCGCCGCGGCTAATATGATGACTGCCCTCGATCTTGATAAGAGGCGTCTGAATGAATTGAGCCATGGGCGACGCCGTGTTGCCGACCGACCCTGA
- a CDS encoding GNAT family N-acetyltransferase — protein MSLTFEHDSSGHQFRALDEASEVGRVEYDLDGTVATVTHTWTDPTHRGEGIAGKLTTVVLDEVRTRGWTVVPQCPYTARFLADHAEYQDLLYPAG, from the coding sequence ATGAGCCTGACCTTCGAGCACGACAGCAGCGGCCACCAGTTCCGGGCCCTCGACGAGGCCAGCGAGGTGGGCCGGGTCGAGTACGACCTGGACGGCACCGTAGCCACCGTCACCCACACCTGGACCGACCCGACGCACCGCGGTGAGGGCATCGCCGGGAAGCTGACCACGGTGGTGCTGGACGAGGTGCGCACCCGCGGCTGGACCGTGGTGCCCCAGTGCCCCTACACCGCCCGCTTCCTCGCCGACCACGCCGAGTACCAGGACCTGCTCTACCCCGCCGGCTGA
- a CDS encoding histone-like nucleoid-structuring protein Lsr2: protein MGKRTIELLVDDIDGTELNENDGKTIRFAWQGVEYSIDLSEKNAKKFEDAVEPYRTNATRVGGRVSRGAGVATRTDRSQLAAIRKWARAKGMKVSERGRISQEVLDAYNDEN from the coding sequence ATGGGTAAGCGCACCATCGAGCTGCTCGTCGACGACATCGACGGCACAGAGCTGAACGAGAACGACGGCAAGACGATCCGCTTCGCCTGGCAGGGCGTGGAGTACTCGATCGACCTGAGCGAGAAGAACGCCAAGAAGTTTGAGGACGCGGTGGAGCCCTACCGCACCAACGCGACTCGCGTCGGCGGTCGGGTGTCCCGTGGTGCGGGCGTTGCCACCAGGACCGACAGGTCCCAGCTTGCGGCCATCCGTAAGTGGGCGCGCGCGAAGGGCATGAAGGTCAGCGAACGCGGCCGCATCAGCCAGGAAGTCCTTGACGCCTACAACGACGAGAACTGA